From a single Mycolicibacterium mengxianglii genomic region:
- a CDS encoding enoyl-CoA hydratase/isomerase family protein, protein MTSPSYETLTFEQAGPVTTLTLNRPEAANGMNDAMTRELADAALRADTAETKVVVLTGAGRFFCAGGDLKAMAASPLGPGPFVKGIADDLHRAISTFARMDAVLITAVNGMAAGAGFSLAVSGDLVLAADTAAFTMAYTKAGLSPDGSASYYLPRLVGVRRTTELMLTNRTLSAADALQWGLVNEVVSSDDLSRRASELAERIALGAKQSNAAVKKLMQASFGNDIETQMALEATLIADNADGPDGREGIDAFLNKRAPKFA, encoded by the coding sequence ATGACTTCTCCGTCGTACGAGACACTGACATTCGAGCAAGCCGGGCCCGTCACCACCCTCACGTTGAACCGCCCCGAGGCCGCCAACGGGATGAACGACGCGATGACGCGGGAGCTCGCCGACGCGGCGCTGCGTGCCGACACTGCCGAAACCAAGGTAGTGGTGCTGACCGGGGCCGGCCGGTTCTTCTGTGCCGGAGGCGATCTCAAGGCGATGGCCGCCTCCCCGCTGGGGCCGGGGCCGTTCGTCAAGGGCATTGCCGACGACCTGCACCGCGCGATCTCGACATTCGCCCGGATGGACGCGGTGCTGATCACCGCCGTCAACGGAATGGCCGCCGGCGCCGGGTTCTCACTGGCAGTCAGCGGAGATCTGGTGCTGGCCGCGGACACCGCCGCGTTCACCATGGCCTACACCAAGGCCGGGCTCAGCCCCGACGGCAGCGCGTCCTACTACCTGCCCCGGCTCGTCGGAGTGCGGCGCACCACGGAGTTGATGCTGACCAACCGCACGCTGTCAGCCGCCGATGCACTGCAGTGGGGGTTGGTCAACGAGGTGGTCTCGTCTGACGACCTGAGCCGGCGGGCGAGCGAATTGGCAGAGCGGATCGCTTTGGGGGCAAAACAATCCAACGCGGCGGTGAAGAAGCTGATGCAGGCGTCGTTCGGCAACGACATCGAGACGCAGATGGCGCTGGAAGCCACGCTGATCGCCGACAATGCCGACGGTCCCGACGGCCGCGAAGGCATCGACGCGTTCCTGAACAAGCGGGCACCCAAGTTCGCCTGA
- the panB gene encoding 3-methyl-2-oxobutanoate hydroxymethyltransferase, protein MSEQAIYGAASTTDAPKKRVKVRTHHLQQWKGEGHKWSMLTAYDFSTARVFDDAGIPVLLVGDSAANVVYGYDTTVPITIDELIPLVRGVVKGAPHALVVADLPFGSYEAGAQQALSTATRFLKETGAHAVKLEGGERVADQIATLTQAGIPVIAHIGFTPQSVNGLGGFKVQGRGDAAEQTIADAIAVAEAGAVAVVLEMVPAELATQITGKLTIPTVGIGAGPNCDAQVLVWQDMAGMTSGRTAKFVKRFGDVGAELHRAATQYADEVASGAFPAEEHSF, encoded by the coding sequence ATGTCTGAGCAAGCTATTTATGGCGCTGCCTCCACCACCGACGCTCCCAAGAAGCGCGTCAAGGTGCGCACGCATCACCTGCAGCAATGGAAGGGCGAAGGCCACAAGTGGTCGATGCTCACCGCGTATGACTTCTCCACCGCACGGGTTTTCGACGACGCCGGCATTCCGGTGTTGCTGGTGGGCGACTCCGCAGCCAACGTGGTCTACGGATACGACACCACCGTGCCGATCACCATCGACGAGCTGATCCCGCTGGTGCGCGGCGTCGTCAAGGGCGCTCCGCATGCCCTGGTGGTCGCCGACCTGCCGTTCGGCAGCTACGAGGCGGGTGCCCAGCAGGCCTTGTCTACGGCCACCCGGTTCCTGAAGGAGACCGGCGCCCACGCGGTCAAGCTCGAGGGCGGCGAGCGGGTCGCCGACCAGATCGCCACCCTGACACAGGCGGGTATCCCGGTGATCGCCCACATCGGCTTCACCCCGCAGAGCGTCAACGGGCTGGGCGGTTTCAAGGTCCAGGGCCGCGGTGACGCCGCCGAACAGACCATCGCCGATGCGATCGCCGTCGCCGAGGCGGGCGCGGTCGCGGTGGTACTGGAGATGGTGCCCGCCGAGCTCGCCACGCAGATCACCGGCAAGCTGACGATCCCGACCGTCGGCATCGGCGCGGGCCCCAACTGCGATGCCCAGGTGCTGGTGTGGCAGGACATGGCCGGCATGACCTCCGGCCGCACCGCGAAGTTCGTCAAGCGGTTCGGCGATGTCGGGGCGGAATTGCACCGTGCGGCAACGCAGTACGCCGATGAGGTGGCCAGCGGCGCGTTCCCCGCCGAGGAACACTCCTTCTAG
- a CDS encoding WS/DGAT/MGAT family O-acyltransferase, whose translation MQRLSGLDASFLYLESSVQPLHVCAIIEVDTSTMPGGYTFARLRDELAIRVAGIPEFRDKLANSFFNLDHPVWVDDKDFDVDRHLHRIGLPAPGGREELAEICGHIASIPLDRSRPLWEMWVIENVGGTDMHAGGRLAVMTKVHHAAVDGISGANLLSQLCATEPDAAPLDPVAGSGGANPLEIAARGLVRFVNRPLHLATKTLPTTLTTVADTVWRAVTGSAMTSPFTAPQTAFNASVTAHRNVAFTQLDLEDVKKVKNHFDVKVNDVVMALVSGALRSFLLDRGELPDSSLVAMVPVSVHEKSDRPGRNKVSGLFSSLETTIADPAERLKAIAEASSVAKEHSSAIAATLLQDWSQFAAPAVFGLAMRVYASSRLTETRPVHNLVVSNVPGPQVPLYFLGSEVKAMYPLGPIFHGSGLNITVMSLNGKLDVGLISCPELLPDLWQMADAFSVGMKELVAAADG comes from the coding sequence ATGCAACGGCTCAGCGGGCTCGACGCCAGCTTCCTCTACCTCGAATCGTCAGTACAGCCGTTACACGTCTGCGCCATCATCGAGGTCGACACCTCGACAATGCCCGGCGGCTACACCTTCGCCCGGTTGCGCGACGAACTCGCCATCCGCGTCGCCGGGATTCCCGAGTTCCGCGACAAGCTGGCCAACAGCTTTTTCAATCTGGATCACCCGGTGTGGGTGGACGACAAGGACTTTGACGTAGACCGGCATCTGCACCGGATCGGCCTGCCCGCCCCGGGTGGCCGGGAGGAGCTGGCCGAGATCTGCGGCCACATCGCGTCGATCCCGCTGGACCGCAGCCGGCCGCTGTGGGAGATGTGGGTGATCGAGAACGTCGGCGGCACCGATATGCACGCCGGTGGCCGGCTGGCGGTGATGACCAAGGTGCACCACGCCGCCGTCGACGGCATCTCCGGGGCGAACCTGCTCTCCCAACTGTGCGCGACGGAACCCGATGCGGCGCCGCTGGATCCGGTTGCCGGTTCCGGGGGCGCCAACCCGCTGGAGATCGCCGCCCGCGGCTTGGTGCGCTTCGTCAACCGGCCGTTGCACCTGGCGACCAAGACGCTGCCGACGACGCTGACCACGGTCGCCGACACCGTGTGGCGCGCGGTCACCGGTTCGGCGATGACCAGCCCGTTCACTGCCCCACAGACGGCGTTCAACGCCAGTGTCACCGCGCACCGCAATGTCGCCTTCACTCAACTGGATCTCGAGGACGTCAAGAAGGTGAAGAATCACTTCGACGTCAAGGTCAACGATGTGGTGATGGCACTGGTATCGGGTGCGCTGCGGTCATTCCTGCTCGACCGCGGTGAACTACCGGACAGTTCGCTGGTGGCCATGGTGCCGGTGTCGGTGCACGAGAAATCCGACCGTCCCGGCCGCAACAAGGTCTCGGGCCTGTTCTCCAGTCTGGAAACCACCATCGCGGACCCGGCCGAACGGTTGAAGGCGATCGCGGAGGCGAGTTCGGTTGCCAAGGAACACAGTTCGGCGATCGCCGCGACGCTGCTGCAGGACTGGTCGCAGTTCGCCGCACCGGCGGTGTTCGGCCTGGCGATGCGGGTGTACGCCAGCTCCCGGCTCACCGAGACCCGTCCGGTACACAATCTCGTCGTCTCGAATGTGCCCGGCCCGCAGGTGCCGCTGTACTTCCTGGGCTCGGAGGTCAAAGCGATGTACCCGCTCGGGCCGATCTTCCACGGGTCGGGGCTCAACATCACGGTGATGTCGTTGAACGGCAAGCTCGACGTCGGTCTGATCTCCTGCCCGGAGTTGCTGCCGGATCTGTGGCAGATGGCAGACGCCTTCAGTGTCGGCATGAAGGAGTTGGTCGCCGCGGCCGACGGCTGA
- a CDS encoding alpha/beta hydrolase, producing the protein MSLRLRHRHLRAALIGVTTVGLMLGSAGCTQQVGGHAVAVGTRAGAPVSWEPCQFNGPAQVDLPPGTECGLLAVPINYDDPDGDALDLALIRFPATGKKIGSLVFNPGGPGESGIQAAFGILASLPEEIRQQFDFVGFDPRGVASSSPALWCNSDADNDRQRAEPVVEYTPEGVEYLNKETEEFVQRCVDKMGVDFLANVGTENVAKDLDRIREALGDEKLTYLGYSYGTRIGSEYAEQFPHNVRAMILDGAIDPNADPIEADIAQAEAFQSAFDDYAADCATSPDCPLGTDPAKAVEAYRDLLDPLATKPAPTKDPRGLSHFDATTATIMALYSPQLWRHLTMGLTELQAGRGDTLLTLADMYMRRDATGHYSNATDVRIAVNCMDKQRITDMAVLVDQDRRMREAAPFLSYGDFTGLVPQSTCNMWPVPPTSEAHEMSVPDLPAPLVVSITGDPATPYQAGVELADQLGGGLVTFDGTQHTVTFQGNECVDDYAKRYLIDGAMPPPNAKC; encoded by the coding sequence ATGAGCTTGCGTCTGCGCCACCGTCACCTGCGTGCCGCCCTGATCGGGGTGACGACCGTGGGCCTGATGCTGGGATCAGCGGGCTGCACTCAACAGGTGGGCGGCCACGCGGTGGCTGTCGGCACCCGGGCCGGGGCCCCGGTCTCGTGGGAACCCTGCCAGTTCAACGGACCGGCCCAGGTCGATCTCCCCCCGGGCACCGAGTGTGGTCTGCTCGCCGTACCCATCAACTACGACGACCCCGACGGTGACGCACTCGACCTTGCGCTGATCCGGTTCCCCGCCACCGGCAAGAAGATTGGTTCGCTGGTCTTCAACCCGGGCGGCCCGGGGGAGTCGGGGATCCAGGCGGCCTTCGGGATCCTCGCCTCACTGCCCGAGGAAATCCGCCAGCAGTTCGACTTCGTCGGGTTCGACCCCCGCGGGGTGGCATCCTCGAGCCCGGCACTGTGGTGCAACTCCGACGCCGACAACGATCGGCAACGCGCCGAGCCGGTCGTCGAATACACCCCGGAGGGGGTGGAGTACCTCAACAAGGAGACCGAGGAATTCGTCCAACGCTGCGTGGACAAGATGGGCGTCGATTTCCTGGCCAACGTCGGCACCGAAAACGTCGCCAAGGATCTCGACCGCATCCGGGAAGCCCTCGGCGACGAGAAGCTGACCTACCTCGGCTACTCCTACGGCACCCGGATCGGGTCCGAATACGCCGAGCAGTTCCCGCACAACGTGCGGGCGATGATCCTCGACGGCGCCATCGATCCCAACGCTGATCCCATCGAGGCGGACATCGCGCAGGCCGAGGCCTTCCAATCGGCGTTCGACGACTACGCGGCCGACTGCGCCACCAGTCCGGACTGCCCGCTGGGGACCGACCCGGCGAAAGCCGTTGAGGCCTACCGGGACCTGCTCGATCCACTGGCCACCAAGCCGGCTCCCACCAAGGACCCGCGCGGGCTGTCGCACTTCGACGCCACCACCGCCACCATCATGGCGCTGTACTCGCCGCAGCTGTGGCGTCATCTCACCATGGGCCTGACCGAGCTGCAGGCGGGTCGCGGCGACACCTTGCTGACGCTGGCCGACATGTACATGCGCCGTGACGCCACCGGCCACTACAGCAATGCCACCGACGTTCGAATCGCGGTGAACTGCATGGACAAACAGAGAATCACCGATATGGCCGTGTTGGTCGACCAGGACCGCCGGATGCGCGAGGCGGCGCCGTTCCTGTCCTACGGCGACTTCACCGGACTGGTTCCCCAGTCGACGTGCAACATGTGGCCGGTGCCGCCGACCAGCGAGGCGCACGAGATGTCGGTTCCGGACCTGCCTGCCCCCCTTGTGGTCTCCATCACCGGGGACCCGGCCACGCCGTACCAGGCCGGGGTGGAACTGGCCGATCAGCTCGGCGGCGGGCTGGTGACTTTCGACGGCACCCAGCACACGGTGACATTCCAGGGCAACGAGTGTGTCGACGACTACGCGAAGCGATATCTGATCGACGGGGCGATGCCACCGCCGAATGCGAAATGCTGA
- a CDS encoding alpha/beta hydrolase has protein sequence MTPMRRARVPGSMLFTMAVLAGVVAPGANAEPAPIPTPVPVASQQVWGGCAEFDISADALPTAQCTTVSVPVDPAKPGGAQADLAVIRIPATGSRIGPLFVNPGGPGASAVDTVAGMGAGLAGSEISEHFDLIGVDPRGVGHSTPELRCRTDAGFDAWRREPMVDFSPAGVAAIEALYQQFANQCAAQMGTEFLANVGTANAADDLDTVRRILGDEQLNYLGFSYGTQIGTAYLERYGAHVRTMVLDGAIDPAVPPMEETIRQNAAFQTAFNTYAADCARSADCPLGQDPTQWVSRYQTLVDPLVAAPGRTIDPRGLSHSDAIIGTGNALYSPRYWDFLTSGLLGLQRGADADDLLALADEYQGRNGQGHYTNRQDAFNAVRCADSPVPTDPAAWAAFDQKMRAAAPFLAYGSFTGFAPRDICAFWPVPPTSAPAPVAPEPLGKVLVVSTTRDPATPYQAGVDLARQLQAPLISFDGTQHTVVFNGQQCVDSATVRYFVDSSIPPANLLC, from the coding sequence ATGACACCCATGCGTCGTGCCAGAGTCCCGGGATCGATGCTGTTCACGATGGCTGTGTTGGCCGGTGTCGTCGCACCCGGCGCCAACGCCGAACCCGCTCCGATACCGACACCGGTACCTGTTGCGTCACAACAGGTTTGGGGTGGTTGCGCCGAGTTCGACATCAGCGCTGACGCGCTGCCCACGGCCCAGTGCACCACGGTGAGCGTCCCGGTCGACCCCGCAAAACCCGGGGGAGCCCAGGCAGATCTGGCGGTGATCCGCATTCCGGCCACCGGTTCGCGGATCGGCCCGCTCTTCGTCAACCCAGGCGGACCGGGCGCCTCCGCGGTGGACACGGTCGCCGGAATGGGTGCCGGGTTGGCCGGATCCGAGATCAGCGAGCACTTCGACCTGATCGGTGTGGACCCGCGGGGAGTGGGCCACTCGACACCGGAACTGCGCTGCCGCACCGACGCCGGATTCGACGCTTGGCGTCGTGAGCCGATGGTGGACTTCAGTCCCGCGGGCGTCGCCGCCATCGAGGCCCTCTACCAACAGTTCGCCAACCAGTGTGCAGCGCAGATGGGCACGGAGTTCCTGGCCAATGTCGGCACGGCCAACGCAGCCGACGACCTCGACACGGTGCGCCGGATACTCGGCGACGAGCAGCTCAACTACCTCGGGTTCAGCTACGGCACCCAGATCGGCACCGCCTACCTGGAGCGCTACGGCGCGCACGTGCGGACCATGGTGCTCGACGGGGCGATCGATCCCGCAGTGCCGCCGATGGAGGAGACCATCCGCCAGAACGCCGCTTTCCAAACGGCGTTCAACACCTACGCCGCCGACTGCGCCCGCTCCGCCGACTGCCCGCTGGGACAAGACCCCACACAGTGGGTGAGCCGGTACCAAACGCTGGTGGACCCACTGGTCGCAGCGCCGGGCCGGACCATCGATCCCCGCGGCTTGAGCCATTCCGACGCGATCATCGGCACCGGCAATGCCCTCTACAGCCCTCGTTACTGGGACTTCCTGACCAGCGGGCTGCTCGGGCTGCAGCGCGGCGCCGACGCCGACGACCTGCTGGCCCTGGCCGACGAATACCAGGGCCGCAACGGTCAGGGGCACTACACGAACAGGCAGGACGCGTTCAACGCCGTGCGCTGCGCGGACTCTCCGGTTCCCACCGACCCCGCCGCCTGGGCGGCTTTCGATCAGAAGATGCGCGCGGCGGCACCGTTTCTGGCCTACGGCTCGTTCACCGGCTTCGCGCCGCGCGACATCTGCGCGTTCTGGCCGGTGCCGCCCACCTCGGCTCCGGCGCCCGTCGCCCCGGAGCCGCTGGGGAAGGTGCTGGTGGTGTCGACGACGCGGGACCCGGCCACGCCGTACCAGGCCGGGGTGGACCTGGCCCGCCAGCTCCAGGCGCCGCTGATCTCCTTCGACGGCACGCAGCACACGGTGGTGTTCAACGGGCAGCAGTGCGTGGATTCCGCGACGGTTCGTTACTTCGTCGATTCGTCGATTCCACCTGCGAATTTGTTGTGTTAG
- the glnA gene encoding type I glutamate--ammonia ligase has translation MDRQKEFVLRTLEERNIRFVRLWFTDVLGFLKSVAIAPAELEGAFEEGIGFDGSSIEGFARVSESDTVARPDPSTFQVLPWTTSGGDQHSARMFCDITMPDGSPSWADSRHVLRRQLAKAGDLGFSCYVHPEIEFFLLQPGPYDGSNPVPADNGGYFDQAVHDSAPNFRRHAIDALESMGISVEFSHHEGAPGQQEIDLRYADALSMADNVMTFRYLVKEVALGEGVRASFMPKPFGEHPGSAMHTHMSLFEGDTNAFHSADDPLQLSDVGKSFIAGILEHASEISAVTNQWVNSYKRLVHGGEAPTAASWGAANRSALVRVPMYTPNKASSRRVEVRSPDSACNPYLTFAVLLAAGLRGVEKGYVLGPQAEDNVWSLTAEERRAMGYRELPNSLGQALEQMEGSELVAEALGEHVFDFFLRNKRSEWESYRSHVTPFELKTYLSL, from the coding sequence ATGGATCGGCAGAAGGAATTCGTGCTGCGCACGCTGGAGGAACGGAACATTCGTTTCGTGCGACTGTGGTTCACCGATGTGCTCGGATTCCTCAAGTCGGTGGCGATCGCGCCCGCCGAACTCGAAGGCGCCTTCGAAGAGGGCATCGGCTTCGACGGGTCCTCCATCGAGGGTTTCGCCCGGGTCTCCGAGTCCGACACGGTGGCCCGACCCGACCCGTCCACGTTCCAGGTGCTGCCCTGGACCACCAGCGGGGGCGACCAGCATTCGGCGCGGATGTTCTGCGACATCACCATGCCGGACGGCTCGCCGTCCTGGGCGGACTCGCGGCACGTGCTGCGGCGGCAGTTGGCCAAAGCCGGCGACCTCGGCTTCTCCTGCTACGTGCACCCCGAGATCGAGTTCTTCCTGCTCCAGCCCGGCCCCTATGACGGCAGCAATCCGGTGCCGGCCGACAACGGCGGGTACTTCGACCAGGCCGTGCACGACTCGGCCCCGAACTTCCGCAGGCACGCCATCGACGCCCTGGAATCCATGGGCATCTCGGTGGAATTCAGCCACCACGAAGGTGCGCCCGGCCAGCAGGAGATCGACCTGCGTTACGCCGACGCCCTGTCCATGGCCGACAACGTGATGACCTTCCGCTACCTGGTCAAGGAAGTCGCGCTCGGCGAAGGGGTCCGGGCGTCGTTCATGCCCAAGCCGTTCGGCGAACACCCGGGCTCGGCCATGCACACCCACATGAGCCTGTTCGAAGGTGATACCAACGCCTTCCACAGCGCCGATGACCCGCTGCAACTCTCCGATGTCGGCAAGTCGTTCATCGCCGGCATCCTGGAGCACGCCAGCGAGATCAGCGCCGTGACCAACCAGTGGGTGAACTCCTACAAGCGGCTGGTGCACGGCGGCGAGGCGCCCACTGCAGCCTCCTGGGGTGCGGCCAACCGCTCGGCCCTGGTGCGGGTGCCGATGTACACGCCGAACAAGGCGTCATCACGGCGCGTCGAGGTCCGCAGCCCAGACTCGGCATGCAACCCCTATCTGACGTTCGCCGTGCTGCTGGCCGCCGGTCTGCGCGGCGTCGAGAAGGGTTACGTGCTCGGCCCGCAGGCCGAGGACAATGTCTGGAGCCTCACCGCCGAAGAGCGTCGGGCGATGGGTTACCGCGAGCTGCCCAACAGCCTGGGGCAGGCGCTGGAGCAGATGGAGGGCTCCGAGCTGGTGGCCGAGGCGCTCGGCGAACACGTCTTCGACTTCTTCCTGCGTAACAAGCGCAGCGAATGGGAGAGCTACCGCAGCCACGTCACGCCGTTCGAGCTGAAGACGTATCTGTCCCTGTAA
- a CDS encoding bifunctional [glutamine synthetase] adenylyltransferase/[glutamine synthetase]-adenylyl-L-tyrosine phosphorylase — protein sequence MPASKPATQRPKLPSVGRLGLLEPPARADLSRLGWDTEAHIELLWSLSRAPDADAALRAMVRLADALGPEWDELNTALLKDKGVRGRLLAVLGSSLALGDHLVANPSSWRLLQASDRGPVVLPSADELKRTFLAAVADVTPETSTATVVPKLRTLYRDHLLVLAALDVAPTVENEPVLPFPTVGAHLADMADAALAAALYVATTVVCKGDTPPRVAVIAMGKSGARELNYVSDVDVIFVGEKADATETRVAGEMMRLASETFFEVDAALRPEGKRGQLVRTLESHVAYYERWAKTWEFQALLKARPAVGDAELGEQYMAALMPMVWTACEREDFVVDVQAMRRRVEELVPADVRDREIKLGTGGLRDVEFAVQLLQLVHGRTDDSLHVASTVAALAALGVGGYVGLDDAANMTASYEFLRLLEHRLQLQRLKRTHMLPAPDDDEAMRWLARAAHIRPDGQHDALGVLREELKRQSVRVSRLHAKLFYQPLLESVGAAVDFTPGMTNEAAERQLAALGYQAPHSALTHLGALTSQGGRRARVQTVLLPTLLDWLSDTPDPDAGLLAYRRISEALADERWYLASLRDESAVAKRLMHVLGTSAYVPDLLMRAPEVIQQYADGPTGPKLLDVEPGGVAGSLVAAAGRYADPVKAIAAARTLRRRELARIASADLLGMLDVRSVCKALTSVWVAVLQAALEAVIRANTPAGGQVPAKIAVIGMGRLGGSELGYGSDADVLFLCEPTDGVEETKAVKWSVLVAEQVRALLGTPSSDPPLEVDTSLRPEGRNGALVRTLASYAAYYRQWAQPWEVQALLRAHCVAGDLELGQKFLVLVDATRYPPGGVSEAAVQEIRRIKARVDAERLPRGADPNTHTKLGRGGLADIEWTVQLLQLRYAHKIPALHNTSTLESLDAIGAAELIAEGDVDLLRQAWLTATRARNALVLVRGKPTDQLPGPGRQLNAVAVAAGWHNDDGSEFLDNYLRVTRRAKAVVRKIFGG from the coding sequence GTGCCCGCGTCCAAACCTGCCACGCAGCGTCCGAAGCTGCCCAGCGTAGGTCGGCTGGGTCTGCTCGAGCCGCCCGCGCGTGCTGACCTCAGCCGCCTCGGCTGGGACACCGAGGCGCATATCGAACTGCTGTGGTCGCTGTCGCGCGCACCTGACGCCGACGCCGCCCTGCGCGCGATGGTCCGGCTGGCCGATGCGCTCGGCCCGGAATGGGATGAGCTCAACACCGCGCTGCTCAAGGACAAGGGCGTGCGGGGCAGGCTGCTCGCGGTGCTGGGCTCCTCGCTGGCACTCGGTGATCACCTGGTGGCCAACCCGAGCTCATGGCGGCTGTTGCAAGCCTCCGACCGAGGTCCGGTGGTCCTGCCGTCCGCGGACGAGCTGAAGCGGACATTCCTGGCCGCGGTCGCCGACGTGACCCCCGAAACATCCACGGCGACAGTGGTTCCCAAGCTACGGACGCTCTACCGCGATCACCTGCTGGTGCTGGCCGCGCTCGACGTCGCGCCGACGGTGGAGAACGAACCCGTCCTGCCGTTCCCCACTGTCGGTGCGCACCTGGCCGACATGGCCGACGCCGCGCTGGCCGCCGCGCTGTACGTGGCCACCACAGTCGTCTGCAAGGGTGACACCCCGCCCCGCGTCGCCGTCATCGCGATGGGCAAATCCGGGGCGCGCGAACTCAACTACGTCAGTGACGTCGACGTCATCTTCGTCGGTGAGAAGGCAGACGCGACCGAGACCCGGGTGGCCGGCGAGATGATGCGGCTGGCCTCGGAGACGTTCTTCGAGGTCGATGCCGCGCTGCGGCCGGAAGGCAAGCGCGGGCAGCTGGTACGCACGCTGGAATCGCATGTCGCCTACTACGAGCGATGGGCCAAGACCTGGGAGTTCCAGGCGCTGCTGAAGGCCCGTCCCGCCGTCGGTGACGCCGAACTGGGTGAGCAGTACATGGCAGCCCTGATGCCCATGGTGTGGACCGCCTGCGAGCGTGAGGATTTTGTGGTCGACGTGCAGGCCATGCGGCGGCGGGTGGAGGAGTTGGTGCCCGCCGACGTGCGTGACCGCGAGATCAAGCTCGGCACCGGCGGCCTGCGTGACGTCGAATTCGCGGTCCAGTTACTGCAGCTGGTCCACGGGCGCACCGATGACTCGCTGCACGTCGCCTCGACGGTGGCGGCGCTGGCCGCGCTGGGGGTCGGCGGATACGTCGGTCTCGACGACGCCGCCAACATGACGGCCTCGTATGAGTTCCTGCGGCTGCTCGAGCACCGGCTGCAACTGCAACGGCTCAAGCGTACCCACATGCTGCCCGCACCCGACGACGACGAGGCGATGCGGTGGTTGGCACGCGCGGCGCACATCCGGCCGGACGGACAGCACGACGCGCTCGGGGTACTGCGCGAGGAGCTCAAGCGCCAAAGCGTGCGGGTGTCGCGGCTGCACGCCAAGCTGTTCTATCAGCCGCTGCTCGAATCCGTCGGCGCCGCGGTGGACTTCACCCCCGGCATGACCAACGAGGCCGCAGAGCGGCAGCTGGCGGCACTGGGCTACCAGGCGCCGCACAGTGCACTGACCCATCTCGGGGCACTGACCAGCCAGGGTGGGCGCCGGGCGCGGGTACAGACCGTGCTGCTGCCGACGCTGCTGGACTGGTTGTCCGACACCCCGGATCCCGACGCCGGACTGCTGGCCTACCGCCGGATCAGTGAAGCGCTGGCGGACGAGCGCTGGTATCTGGCCAGCCTGCGGGACGAGAGCGCGGTGGCCAAGCGGCTGATGCACGTGCTGGGCACCTCGGCGTACGTGCCGGACCTGTTGATGCGCGCCCCCGAAGTGATTCAGCAATACGCCGACGGTCCGACCGGGCCCAAGCTGCTCGACGTCGAACCCGGGGGAGTGGCCGGCTCCCTGGTGGCGGCGGCCGGCCGGTACGCCGACCCCGTGAAGGCGATCGCTGCCGCCCGCACCCTGCGCAGGCGGGAACTGGCCCGCATCGCCTCAGCTGATCTGCTCGGCATGCTCGACGTGCGGTCGGTGTGCAAAGCACTGACCTCGGTGTGGGTGGCCGTGCTGCAGGCTGCCCTCGAGGCGGTGATCCGGGCGAATACTCCTGCGGGAGGGCAGGTTCCGGCCAAGATCGCAGTGATCGGCATGGGCCGTCTCGGTGGCAGCGAGCTCGGGTACGGCTCGGATGCGGACGTGCTTTTCCTCTGTGAACCCACTGACGGCGTCGAGGAGACCAAGGCGGTCAAGTGGTCGGTGCTGGTCGCCGAACAGGTGCGGGCACTGCTGGGGACACCGAGCTCGGATCCACCGCTGGAAGTCGACACCAGCCTGCGCCCCGAAGGCCGCAACGGCGCACTGGTGCGCACCCTGGCGTCGTACGCCGCGTACTACCGGCAGTGGGCCCAGCCGTGGGAGGTCCAGGCGCTGTTGCGGGCGCACTGCGTGGCCGGGGACCTCGAGCTCGGGCAGAAGTTCCTGGTCCTGGTCGACGCCACCCGGTACCCGCCCGGCGGGGTGTCCGAGGCGGCAGTACAGGAGATTCGCCGGATCAAGGCCCGGGTCGACGCCGAACGGTTGCCGCGCGGCGCGGACCCCAACACCCATACCAAGCTCGGCCGCGGCGGGCTGGCCGATATCGAGTGGACGGTGCAGCTGCTGCAGCTGCGTTATGCGCACAAGATCCCGGCGCTGCACAACACCTCCACGCTGGAATCGCTGGATGCGATCGGCGCGGCCGAGCTGATCGCCGAAGGTGACGTCGACCTGCTTCGTCAGGCATGGCTGACCGCCACCCGCGCGCGCAATGCGCTGGTGCTGGTACGTGGTAAGCCCACCGACCAGCTGCCAGGCCCCGGCCGTCAGCTCAACGCCGTGGCCGTCGCGGCGGGCTGGCACAACGACGACGGCAGCGAGTTCCTGGACAACTACCTGCGTGTCACCCGCCGGGCGAAGGCTGTGGTCCGCAAGATCTTCGGCGGCTGA